A single Salmo trutta chromosome 14, fSalTru1.1, whole genome shotgun sequence DNA region contains:
- the camk1a gene encoding calcium/calmodulin-dependent protein kinase type 1 isoform X2, whose product MLATKVFQDTFALWGAFSEVVLAEEKGTQRLVAIKCIPKKALQGKENNIENEIAVLHRIKHTNIVSLEDIFESTSHLYLVMQLVSGGELFDRIVEKGFYTERDASQLIHQILDAVKYLHDMGIVHRDLKPENLLYYSMDEDSKIMISDFGLSKIEDTGSVMSTACGTPGYVAPEVLAQKPYSKAVDCWSIGVISYILLCGYPPFYDENDAKLFEQILKAEYEFDSPYWDDISDSAKDFICHLMEKDFMKRYTTDQALQHPWICGDTALDKNIHESVSAQIKKNFAKSKWKQAFNATAVVRHMRRLQLGTSLEGPSQITPTSPCHAQALLLQEEDEEEEEEEEGPGVEEESLSQRRGSAEGSADRDSLRSCTYCCRPASRV is encoded by the exons ATGCTTGCAACCAAAGTCTTTCAAGATACGTTCGCCCTCTG GGGGGCGTTCTCGGAGGTGGTGCTAGCGGAGGAGAAGGGGACCCAGAGACTGGTGGCCATCAAGTGTATCCCCAAGAAGGCCCTGCAGGGAAAGGAGAACAACATCGAGAATGAGATCGCTGTGCTGCATAG aATCAAGCACACCAACATTGTTTCACTGGAGGATATATTTGAGAGCACATCCCATTTGTACCTGGTCATGCAGCT GGTGTCTGGAGGGGAGCTGTTTGACCGCATCGTAGAGAAGGGTTTCTACACGGAGAGAGATGCCAGCCAACTCATCCACCAGATCCTGGACGCTGTCAAATACCTCCATGACATGGGCATCGTACATAGGGACCTGAAG cCAGAGAATCTGTTGTATTACAGTATGGACGAGGACTCTAAGATCATGATCAGTGACTTCGGCCTGTCTAAGATCGAGGATACAGGCAGTGTCATGTCTACAGCCTGTGGGACCCCAGGATACGTGG CTCCTGAGGTGTTGGCTCAGAAACCGTACAGCAAAGCAGTAGACTGCTGGTCCATCGGAGTCATCTCTTATATTCT GTTGTGTGGATACCCTCCGTTTTACGACGAGAACGACGCTAAGCTGTTTGAGCAGATACTGAAGGCAGAGTATGAGTTTGACTCTCCTTACTGGGATGACATCTCCGATTCAG CTAAAGACTTTATCTGTCACCTGATGGAGAAAGACTTCATGAAGAGATATACCACTGATCAAGCACTTCAACACCCCTG GATCTGTGGAGACACAGCTCTTGATAAAAACATCCATGAGTCTGTCAGTGCTCAGATCAAGAAGAACTTTGCTAAAAGTAAATGGAAG CAAGCGTTCAACGCCACAGCGGTGGTGAGACACATGCGGAGACTGCAGCTGGGTACCAGCCTAGAGGGCCCCAGCCAGATCACCCCCACCAGCCCCTGTCACGCCCAAGCACTCCTGCTgcaggaggaggacgaggaggaggaggaggaggaagagggaccgggggtagaggaggagagct tgtcGCAGCGGCGTGGGAGTGCAGAAGGCAGTGCCGACCGGGACAGTCTGAGGAGTTGCACCTACTGCTGCAGGCCAGCAAGTCGCGTCTGA
- the camk1a gene encoding calcium/calmodulin-dependent protein kinase type 1 isoform X1, with protein sequence MPLGDLEDGNGWKKKTSDIKENYDFKEILGTGAFSEVVLAEEKGTQRLVAIKCIPKKALQGKENNIENEIAVLHRIKHTNIVSLEDIFESTSHLYLVMQLVSGGELFDRIVEKGFYTERDASQLIHQILDAVKYLHDMGIVHRDLKPENLLYYSMDEDSKIMISDFGLSKIEDTGSVMSTACGTPGYVAPEVLAQKPYSKAVDCWSIGVISYILLCGYPPFYDENDAKLFEQILKAEYEFDSPYWDDISDSAKDFICHLMEKDFMKRYTTDQALQHPWICGDTALDKNIHESVSAQIKKNFAKSKWKQAFNATAVVRHMRRLQLGTSLEGPSQITPTSPCHAQALLLQEEDEEEEEEEEGPGVEEESLSQRRGSAEGSADRDSLRSCTYCCRPASRV encoded by the exons GGGGGCGTTCTCGGAGGTGGTGCTAGCGGAGGAGAAGGGGACCCAGAGACTGGTGGCCATCAAGTGTATCCCCAAGAAGGCCCTGCAGGGAAAGGAGAACAACATCGAGAATGAGATCGCTGTGCTGCATAG aATCAAGCACACCAACATTGTTTCACTGGAGGATATATTTGAGAGCACATCCCATTTGTACCTGGTCATGCAGCT GGTGTCTGGAGGGGAGCTGTTTGACCGCATCGTAGAGAAGGGTTTCTACACGGAGAGAGATGCCAGCCAACTCATCCACCAGATCCTGGACGCTGTCAAATACCTCCATGACATGGGCATCGTACATAGGGACCTGAAG cCAGAGAATCTGTTGTATTACAGTATGGACGAGGACTCTAAGATCATGATCAGTGACTTCGGCCTGTCTAAGATCGAGGATACAGGCAGTGTCATGTCTACAGCCTGTGGGACCCCAGGATACGTGG CTCCTGAGGTGTTGGCTCAGAAACCGTACAGCAAAGCAGTAGACTGCTGGTCCATCGGAGTCATCTCTTATATTCT GTTGTGTGGATACCCTCCGTTTTACGACGAGAACGACGCTAAGCTGTTTGAGCAGATACTGAAGGCAGAGTATGAGTTTGACTCTCCTTACTGGGATGACATCTCCGATTCAG CTAAAGACTTTATCTGTCACCTGATGGAGAAAGACTTCATGAAGAGATATACCACTGATCAAGCACTTCAACACCCCTG GATCTGTGGAGACACAGCTCTTGATAAAAACATCCATGAGTCTGTCAGTGCTCAGATCAAGAAGAACTTTGCTAAAAGTAAATGGAAG CAAGCGTTCAACGCCACAGCGGTGGTGAGACACATGCGGAGACTGCAGCTGGGTACCAGCCTAGAGGGCCCCAGCCAGATCACCCCCACCAGCCCCTGTCACGCCCAAGCACTCCTGCTgcaggaggaggacgaggaggaggaggaggaggaagagggaccgggggtagaggaggagagct tgtcGCAGCGGCGTGGGAGTGCAGAAGGCAGTGCCGACCGGGACAGTCTGAGGAGTTGCACCTACTGCTGCAGGCCAGCAAGTCGCGTCTGA
- the LOC115208102 gene encoding protein FAM107B, which yields MGVTHGKKSEHHLQLSPTRSRTPLKGTASAHADLLSEQDGEQGQRAEDQEQGKSGGSPPQPESQGEEGRDLIIQPKKRLNLVRVSKSHQELHRELRMTHKRGPCLEVKPELQRVLEQRNWEQGMKQRREAEEKKNRSPLQQELLKRHRRLEELERELKAQQEGLQSSPEFIRVKESLRRTTMLDVGEKVV from the exons ATGGGAGTCACCCACGGAAAGAAA AGTGAACACCACCTCCAACTCTCTCCCACAAGAAGTAGAACACCTCTGAAGGGAACAG CCTCAGCCCACGCCGACCTGCTATCAGAACAGGATGGAGAGCAGGGTCAACGTGCAGAGGACCAAGAGCAGGGGAAGTCAGGTGGATCCCCACCTCAGCCAGAGAGTCAGGGGGAGGAGGGCAGAGATCTTATCATCCAGCCCAAGAAGCGCCTCAACCTGGTCAGAGTCTCCAAGAGCCACCAGGAGCTCCACAGGGAGTTAAGGATGACACACAAGAG AGGTCCCTGTCTGGAGGTGAAGCCGGAGCTCCAGCGTGTTCTGGAACAGAGGAACTGGGAACAGGGgatgaaacagaggagagaggcagaggagaagaAGAACCGGTCTCCTCTCCAACAGGAACTGCTCAAGAGGCACCGGAGGCTGGAGGAG CTGGAGAGGGAGCTAAAGGCACAGCAGGAGGGCCTGCAGAGTTCCCCAGAGTTCATCAGAGTTAAAGAGAGCCTGAGACGCACCACCATGCTGGATGTGGGAGAGAAGGTAGTTTAG
- the LOC115208104 gene encoding protein FAM3C, which translates to MRPRGIVYAVTFLIVILVIWGIFTNPPYIHQRARVLQQHIFGAQRATVVTAAEPETSHPKCSLSKNCPIDHFAFKITSGAATVVGPKICFDGNIVMSGVMNNVGPGLNLVLVNGENGKIEKFDYFNMYSGETKAILDFLKTIKPGMIVLVASFDDAATKMTDEIRNIFAGLGSSSIKDVKFRDSWVFAGGAGTEQKSPFEKLAANNQKTNIYGSWPEMVEIAGCFPRKI; encoded by the exons ATGAGACCAAGAG GCATTGTGTATGCTGTTACTTTCCTCATCGTTATCCTCGTTATATGGGGAATCTTTACCAACCCACCCTACATCCATCAGAGAGCCAGGGTTCTACAACAACATATCTTTG GAGCTCAAAGAGCAACTGTAGTCACTGCTG CCGAGCCCGAAACCTCGCATCCAAAATGCAGCCTTTCCAAAAACTGTCCCATCGACCATTTTGCATTTAAAATCACGAGTGGAGCAGCGACTGTTGTGGGCCCAAAGATCTGCTTTGATGGTAACAT TGTTATGAGTGGTGTGATGAACAACGTGGGACCAGGCCTGAACCTAGTGCTGGTGAATG GTGAAAATGGGAAGATCGAAAAATTTGACTACTTTAACATGTACTCTGGAG AAACAAAGGCCATCTTGGACTTCTTAAAGACGATTAAACCCGGAATGATTGTTCTGGTGGCATCTTTTGATGATGCAGCGACAAA GATGACTGATGAAATCAGGAACATATTTGCGGGACTGGGAAGCAGCAGTATCAAGGATGTGAAATTCAGAGACAGCTGGGTCTTTGCTGGAGGCGCTGGGACAGAACAGAAAAGCCCCTTTGAGAAG CTGGCTGCCAATAATCAGAAGACCAATATTTACGGAAGCTGGCCAGAGATGGTGGAAATAGCCGGCTGCTTCCCCAGGAAGATCTGA